One window from the genome of Armatimonadota bacterium encodes:
- a CDS encoding GNAT family N-acetyltransferase, giving the protein MGDFPEIRTERLLLRPFQIEDVEASLAYRNDVEFARYLAHIPQPFTKVDAEAFVALNMSEPWDKSPTFAVVFEGKLIGTVNLEIDRHTQAAMIGYAIGRTWWGQGLAAEAARAVMNWGIDTFCLSRIWASTDIGNVRSQRVLEKLGMRLETVIDEHRQNNSRESVNELIYSFNLDDKSLHELG; this is encoded by the coding sequence ATGGGCGACTTTCCTGAAATTCGGACCGAGCGGTTACTTCTTCGGCCATTTCAAATCGAAGATGTAGAAGCATCGCTTGCGTATCGGAACGATGTTGAATTCGCTCGGTATTTGGCGCACATTCCTCAACCGTTTACCAAAGTGGATGCCGAAGCGTTCGTCGCGCTTAACATGTCCGAACCCTGGGATAAATCTCCGACCTTTGCAGTGGTTTTCGAGGGAAAGCTGATTGGCACGGTCAACTTAGAGATCGACCGGCACACGCAGGCGGCCATGATAGGCTATGCAATCGGACGGACTTGGTGGGGACAGGGCTTGGCAGCCGAAGCCGCCAGAGCCGTAATGAACTGGGGGATCGATACTTTTTGTCTCTCTCGCATTTGGGCGTCGACAGACATTGGAAATGTTCGGTCACAGCGGGTGCTTGAGAAGCTCGGAATGCGGCTGGAGACCGTGATCGACGAACATCGTCAGAACAACTCTCGCGAATCAGTCAACGAATTGATCTACAGTTTCAACTTAGATGACAAGTCACTTCATGAGCTGGGTTAG